The window AGGCGGCATCAAAACCTTGGATGAGTTCTACTTTATAAGGTTCGTTTTCTTTTTTGAATTTTTCTATCGCTTCTTCTTTGGAAAGTTCCCACCGTTTTACGGTTAGGTCTTCTTTCACAATTTTTGCCATTTCGGCTTCAATTTTGGGAAGGTCATCCACTGTGATGACCAAGTCTCCAAAATCGATATCATAAAAGAAAAATCCAGGTCCATTTTCAATGACAGGGCCTACAGTGAGCCTTGCTTCGGGCCATAACCTTTGGACGGCCATTCCGAGTAAGTGGGCAGATGAATGGTGGAATACTTCCTTTCCCTCTTTGTCATCGAAGGTGAGAAATTTGACAGTCGTGTTTTCGGTTGGAACAAAAGATAAATCAACGGTTCGTCCATCGGACAAAACAACGGCAAGAGCTTTCTCTTTTAAGAAAGGCAGTTGGTTTTGGACAAAATCAGAAAATGACTTTCCTGATTCGAGTTCTTTGGAACTTCCATCGGGTAATGTAATTGTAAGTGCTGCCATAAGTGTAATCCCAGGTTTTCGCACGCACATTCTCCCGAAAAGTAAAGTTTTACCAGAGTTTTCCTGTTTCGAGAGATTCTGTTAGTTTCTGAAAACTTTCCTCGATCGACTCCTTTCGTCCGAACCCACCTTCCCGTTCCAGGTCAATGAACCCATGCACAAAGGAACGTATGATTCGAATTTTGTGAATGTTTTCTTTGTCCAAATTTGCCATTTGAAATGCATCAAGTGAGAGTTGTAATATCCGGTCGCCAAGGACTTTTAGTTCTGGATCCAATTCAGTGGAAACGATCACGAGTGGATACATATGTGGGAAATCTTTTGAAAACCCACGATAGGTTTTTAAAAATTGCGAAATGCGACCTGAATTCCCTACGGTCAGTTTTGAAACTGCTTCCAATCGGTCTCCTAACAATCGTAATGCCCTTTTTTTCATTTCTCGAAAGATATCATTGATATCTGTCACATGGTTGTACAAGGATGGTGTACGAATCCCTAAAACTTCGGCAAGAGTTGACAATCGGAAATCGGAAAAACCAACTTTTTGAATGGTATCCCAAGCCAAATCCAATACCAAACTGCGATTGATTTGGGTTTGCCCTTTTTTCGGTCTTCCTAATTTACTTTTTATTTTTTTTGCCATAATGATTGTATGTCTTGGTAAAAACGGTTCGGTTCTTCCACAAAAGGATAATGACCTCCATTTTCGTATAAAAAAACTTGTCCACCAATGGTCGAACGTATCCAATTGGCTTCTTCTTCTGGCGATGAAAAATCTGGATCTTTGAGTCCCATAACGATGATATGATTTCCTTTTGCCTCATTTAATTCAACTTCACATTCTTTTTTTGATGCAAATAACATCGAGCGAATGGCGGCCATCCTTCCCTCTTCTTTTAAATTTGTTTTTAATTCTTTTTTTCGGTCTTCGATATCCTTTGGGGGTTGGATGGGAAAAAGTGATTCGTAAAATGCCACCCAGGCAGCTGGTCCCCAAGGACCACGAAAGGAGAATTGTAATAATGCCTTCAATCCAAATGACAAAGGTTCTTTATCTCGAACAAAAGGTCCAGAAAGAACCAATCCCAAGACTCGTTTTCTTTCTTTTGATTGGATGTAAACGGCAGATGCTGCAGTCATTGAGTTGGCAATCACATATACATCGTTTAAGTTTTTTTTCCTGATAAAGGCCAAAACATCAAATGCCGTTTCTTTTGGACCATAGGAATTAAATTGAACATCTGATTCACCTAATCCACGCAAATCGAATGAATATACATTTCCATCTCTTGCAAGAAGGTTTGCTAATTCAGCGTAACTTTCTTTTCGATCACCAATGCCTGGGAGTAGGATAAAATTCTTTTTTCCTGAACCTATCTGTGTGTAAGCAATTTTACCTCCATCCACTTG of the Leptospira biflexa serovar Patoc strain 'Patoc 1 (Paris)' genome contains:
- a CDS encoding TetR/AcrR family transcriptional regulator, with the translated sequence MAKKIKSKLGRPKKGQTQINRSLVLDLAWDTIQKVGFSDFRLSTLAEVLGIRTPSLYNHVTDINDIFREMKKRALRLLGDRLEAVSKLTVGNSGRISQFLKTYRGFSKDFPHMYPLVIVSTELDPELKVLGDRILQLSLDAFQMANLDKENIHKIRIIRSFVHGFIDLEREGGFGRKESIEESFQKLTESLETGKLW
- a CDS encoding alpha/beta fold hydrolase, whose amino-acid sequence is MNMLYHKFPILVLLFSPLFLLAEGLPKEKRPSTLFFQVDGGKIAYTQIGSGKKNFILLPGIGDRKESYAELANLLARDGNVYSFDLRGLGESDVQFNSYGPKETAFDVLAFIRKKNLNDVYVIANSMTAASAVYIQSKERKRVLGLVLSGPFVRDKEPLSFGLKALLQFSFRGPWGPAAWVAFYESLFPIQPPKDIEDRKKELKTNLKEEGRMAAIRSMLFASKKECEVELNEAKGNHIIVMGLKDPDFSSPEEEANWIRSTIGGQVFLYENGGHYPFVEEPNRFYQDIQSLWQKK